The genomic window CGGATGGTGCCGGTGTCAGAACAAACTCACCCATGCGCCTCGCCGTCATCAATCTCGTCGGACTGTCCAAATCGCTGCTCGGACCTGACATGCCGGGGATCACCCGGTTCGCTGAAAAGAACGGGATGCAGTCCTACAAGCCCGCGTTCCCGGCGGTGACCTGCACGGCGCAGTCGTCCATCGTAACCGGGACTTCACCGGGAAAACACGGTGTGGTGGCGAACGGATGGTATGACCGGGAGAACGCGGAGGTGCGTTTCTGGAAACAGAGCAACCACATCGTGCGCGGCGAGAAGCTGTGGGACAAACTGCGGCGGGAGATCCCCGGCTTCACTTGCGCGAAGCTTTTCTGGTGGTACAACATGCACTCCACGGCGGATTTTTCCATCACGCCGCGACCTCTCTATCCGGCGGACGGCAGGAAGGTTTTCGACGTGCACACCCAGCCAATGGGAATGCGCGAGGAGTTGAAAAACGATCTCGGACCGTTCCCGTTCCAAGCGTTCTGGGGACCCGGCTCGGGGATCGCGTCGTCCGAGTGGATCGCCGCCTCCGCCAAATGGGTGGAGGAGAAGCACTCGCCCACGCTGAGCCTGGTTTATCTTCCGCACTTGGACTATCCTCTTCAAAAGGACGGACCCCTTGCCGCGAACATCCCCGACGAGTGCCGGAAAATCGACAAGGTGGCGGCGGACCTCATCGACTTCTACGAGTCGCGCGGCATCCGCGTGCTGGTTTTGTCCGAATATGGAATTTCCCCGGTCTCGAAGGTGATCCACCTGAACCGCCTGTTCCGGGAAAAAGGCTGGATCCAGATCAAGAACGAACTGGGACTTGAAACCCTGGACTGCGGTGCGTCGAAGGCGTTCGCCATCGCCGATCACCAGGTGGCGCACGTGTATGTGAATGATCCGGCGATCCGCTGGGAGGTGAGGAAGTTGTTAGGCAACACACCGGGAATTGACGAGGTGCGCGAGGTCACGGATGACTGGCCGGAGGGCGTGGCGACGGAGCGGGCCGGAGACTTCATCGCCGTGGCGGCGGCGGACGCATGGTTCACCTATTATTTCTGGAATGATGACGCGGTGGCGCCGGATTACGCGCGGACCATCGATATCCACCGCAAGCCGGGCTACGACCCGTGCGAGCTCTTCGTGGATCCCGCGATCAAACACCCCAAACTGCGCATCGCGAAATTCCTCCTGAAGAAAAAGCTCGGGCTGCGCGGGTTGCTCGACGTGATCCCGCTTGATGCCTCGCTGGTGAAAGGTTCCCACGGGCGCGACCACGTACCCGCGGACGAACGCCCTGTGCTGCTCGGCACCGCATTTCCCGTGAAAACGGCGCAGGATGTCCACCGCGCGATCATGGAGGCGGCGCGCCAGTAGGCAGCCGGCATGAATGGAAAAACCCGGAAAACGGAGCATCCTCCTTTTCCCGGGTTTTTGAAATCCACGCCACCGGATCACCGGTGGCGCTATGACCACCTCACACCCCCTGTTCAGCGGGCATAGACGACCACCGCATGTTCATCGTAACGCACCTTGGCTCCCGTTTGGTCGGTGAGGTACTTCATGACGGCCCTCGCGGGCATGTTCTTGAGATTGAGGGAGATTTTCTGCCCGGCGAGCTGTTGCTTCGGATCTTCAATCACGAAGTTCGGCGTCACCTGCTGTTTGCTTTCCTTCTCGATGATGAGACCGAGCGCGGTGATGGCCTCCTGAAGGGTGGCCTGATCCAGTTGGAAGGCCGGAATCAACACCGAGCCGAACTTGTCCTCGCGTGCCTTGGCGGCGATCCTGGGAGCGTTGATCCTCAACTGTCCGAGGCTGTAACGTGCGTTGGCGTGATTCGGGTTCAGTTGAAGCGCCTGATTGTAGAATTTGCCGGCGGCTGCGGCATCACCGGCTTTTTCAGCGGCGACACCGCTTTGATAGGCGGAGTCGGCGGTGGGTGCGGCGGCGGCCGGAGTTTCAGCGAATGCCTGTGAAACCAATGTGCATGCGACAACGAGCGTGATGATTTTTGACATGGTAGTGTGGGTTTTCAACCAATGGCATCACTAACACGTCTCCCCGGAATATTCAATAAGGAAGTTGGAGAGAAAACGACCTGTCCGTCGCTTGCGGAACAAGCCCGCCGGATGATTCCGGAGGGGGCGGAAGCCCCGGCCCGTCTCTCCAGACAGGCCGGGTTCCAGACTACTTGGCGACCGTGCCGGCAGGGTCCGGAGTCGTGCCCGGCGCAGGAGCCGCATCGGCCCCCGGAGCGGCGGGAACGCCTTCCGGGGTCAGGGCGGACTTGGGCTGGATGAGCTTCTTGAACTCCTCGCCCCATTCACGGGCGGAGGGGTGGTTGATGTATTTTTCCAGGTGCGCGAGCATGCGGACCGAAGCCCCGCTCTCGTCACCGTAGGTGAAGAGGTCCACCTCCATGTCCCACTGGAGCTGGGGAAGCTCGTTCTCGATGAATTCGAGATACTCGGGAGTCTTCATGTCGTCCGCCATGGCGATACGCTTTTCCTCACGCTCTTCCCCTCTTCTCCGCGGCTCCGCGGACCAGAACTCCTGTTTCACGGTTTCCTGCTGGATACGCTTGATCCAACCGGCCCGCAGGCTCGCAAGCCCGGTGGGTGTGCGATAGGGAGGGAGGAGCATGTTGTCGTAAATCGCGTCGATGGCGATGGGAGACAGAGACCATTTTTCAACCTTCACGTGGTTGATGTCATAGGCGCGTGCGAAAACAGTGGAGGTGACGGACTGGCTGAGGATCTGCTGTTGGTATTTCAGCTTTTCAGAGTCACGGAAGATCGAGTCCACGGTTTCCTGAGCCTCACGAACCAGCCTCGCGCGGTCCGGTTTCACGGATGCGGCTTCGAGCGTGAGCATCAGCCAGCGGAGCTGGTAACGCAACGCGAGGCGCAGGCCGGGATCTGAAAGTTTCTCCCCCTGCTGGCGCTTCCATTCGCGGAAGTCCGCCGCACGCTTGTGGACGTCCTCGAAGTCCACCTTTTCCATGCAGTTGAAGTAGAGCTCGATGGCGGCTTCGTCGCTGCTGAGGGCGTTCCGGAAAGCGGTGATGGCGAGCCTGAACCTCGCATCCACCCTGCCTTCCGCAGCCTCACGGATTTTTTCCAGATTCTCCAACAACGTCTCTCGGTCCGCTGAGGAAAGTGACTCCGCACGCAGTCCGGGAAGGACCAGAGCGGAACAAACAAGGAGAATGGGCACTCGCATGGGGATTGTCATCTCAGATCATACGCAGCGGGCCAAGGCGGAAGAACAACTATTTTCAGGGAAAAACGCGGTGGAGGGGATTTTGTTTACGCGCTTGGAAATTCGGGATTCCGGGGCATGTTGGCGGCGTCACCTGCCCCCATTCATGAATCCTGCTTTTCGACGATTGCTGGCGCTCACCGTTGTTTTTGTCACCGCGTTCGCCGCGGTCACCGTCCTGCGGACGTACCGCGCGGGCGGCGACCTGCGGAGCCTGATCCCGGGTTTTTCAAACAAGACCGGGGAATTCAAACCCGAGAAATTCACCCTTCCCGAACAACCTCCGCTGGACCTCGGTGACGTGGAGCTGCTTTCAAGGCTCAACAATGAGTATGCCACGCTGACGGAAGTCGTTGTCCCGTCGGTGGTCAGCATCGACACCACCGGGGTGCGCACCGAGCGCTTGTTCGATGTCTGGGGCGGCACCCAGTCCCGGAACCTCCCCACGCAGGGCCAGGGCTCCGGCGTCATCGTGACCAGCGAGGGCCACGTGGTCACGAACCACCACGTCATCGCCGGGCAGCAGAGGATCCAGGTGACGCTCCATGGCGGCAAGACCTACACGGCCCATCTCATCGGCGAGGACACGTTGCTGGACATCGCCGTCCTGAAGATCGATTCGAAGGAAACGTTCACCCCTCTGAAGATGGGGGACTCCTCACAGGTGAAGGTCGGCCAGATCGTCATGGCGATCGGGAACCCCTTCGGCCTCGGCGAAACGGTCACCCAAGGCATCATCTCGGCGAAGGAACGCTCGCTTTCCGACAACCAGCGCGATCTTTTCCAAACGGACGCCGCCATCAATCCTGGCAATTCCGGCGGCCCTCTGGTGAACCTGCGCGGAGAGATCATCGGCATCAACGTGGCCATCTACTCGCCGGACAAGCAGAACCCCGGCTTCCAGGGCGTGGGATTCTCCATTCCCTCCAACGACGTGAAGGACTCGCTTTTCCAGATCCTCGAGCGCGGCCGTCCCATCCGCGGCTATCTCGGCATCAACCAGGTTCGGGATGTGGACGCGATGGTCCGCTCGGTCCTGCAATATGATGGTCCCGGCGGAGTCGCGGTGATCGGCATCCTGCCCGGCTCTCCGGCACAGACCGCCGGCCTGCAATACGGCGACATCGTCGAATCGGTGAATGGCGAGAAAATCAGGACCGCACAGCAGCTGATTTCGCTCGTCCAGAGGGCAAAGGTAGGCCAGACCCTCGGCATCGACATCTGGAGAAAAGGCAACACACAGGAACTCAAGGCGACCATCGCCGAAGCCGGGGCCACCGCCCTCGCCCCCCCGCTTCCGCTCGATCCCTCGGCCCAAGGACGCGCCCGCGAACCCAGGGAAATCCTCCAAGCGCTGGGCATCCAGGTGCGGGATCTGTCGGTGACCGAGCGCATGCGCGGCTATTCCGGAGCCGTGGTCACCAATCTTCTTCCAAGCGGCTTGGCCGCGGATCTGCTGAAGCCGGGTGATCTCATCTACGCCGTGAACCAATCCCGCGTCAGCAATGCGAACGAATTTTTCCTTTCCCTAGCCGCCTCCGCCGCCGTGCGGGACACCACCCTCAACATCGTCCGGAACGGTCAGATTTCCAAAGTGAACCTGCCCGCGCTGCCGCCTGACGAATGACGGGTATTGGTGAAATTAACCCACTCCCACCAGCGTTTCAACACCGCCTCAAATGCATCCCCGCTCGAAACTCCCTTACTTCTTCCTGGGCCTCGCCGCCCTGCTCGCCACCTCCGCCGTGGTCATGCTGGCGACCCGCCTCAGGGTGAAAAATCCCGAGCTTCCGCCCGCCGTCCCGACGCAGGCGGCGGAACCGGTCGCTCCGCCGAAAATCGAAGGTCTCACCGAACCGGCCAAGCCTGAGGACCCGGACAAGGTTCTGGCGGACCTCGGCATCGGCGTCGCCGCCGCGGATCCCGCCGTGCTCGTTTCACAAATCGCCACCGCGCTTGAAGCCGGGGATCTCGCGAAAGTCGCCCGTCTCATCGGCAAGGACGCGCTTGATCCGGAAACCACCGCCAAGCTGAAACTCATGGCTTCCACCCCGCTGCGGCTGCGCCAACCGGACGGCGTGCGCGAGGTGGGCGAACTCGAACTCAACGCCCGCTCCCGCTGGGCTCTGGAACTCGACGGCGCGCAACCCGGCCGCGACAGTATTTTCCTCGACCTCCGCCGCCTCAACGGGAGATGGGCCGTGGAACGGCTCACGCTGCCGCCCGGCCCAGGCGAACCGATCCCGAAGGCTGTCTTCGCCGACTCCCTCGGGGTGGCTGATGCATTTCTCCAGGCGGTGCTCAGGCAGGACTTTGAATTCGCGAGGGATTTCGTCGATCCCGCCACCGTCTCTGACGCGAAGATCGCCGGCCTTTGCATCTTGTTCGAAGAAGGCGAATACCGCATGCGGAAAACCAAACCGCTGCGCTCCATGTTCCAGCGCGAGGATACCGTCGGCTATCTTGCGAATGTGGAAACAAAAGACGGGAAACAATCCGCGCAGTTCGGCATCAACATGATCCAGCCTCCCACCCCGTCGAACTGGATCGTTTCCGAAATCAACCTCAACCAGCTCCTCGCCGATTACGCGCGCCGTGTGGCGGGTGGTGACATCTATTACTCTCCCTTGGTGAAGAATCCCGCCGGCGGCGACACGCTGGCACTCTACTTCGAGTTCGACGAAGATGAGATGAACCCGCGCACACGCCGCCAGTTGGAAATCGTCACCATGATTCTCAAGGCGGATCCCGGGAAAAAAATCACCCTCAGCGGCCACACCGACGCCCTCGGGACGGAGGATTACAACAACAGCCTCTCTACCCGCCGCGCGGACGTCGTCAGGGACTATCTCAGCAAAGCCGGTGTTTCACCCTCCCAGATTGTTACTGTGGGGAAAGGGGCCAGCCAACCACGCCGTCCGAACATCACCGAGAGCGGCATGGACAACCCCGAGGGCCGCCGCGCGAACCGTCGCACGGAGATCTATCTGGATTTCTGATATCCATAACTGCATCCAGCCTTGCGTGCGGAACGCACGACATGATCGTGCAGAAACGTGATCCGTTATTGTAAATTTAAATGCTTTTTAAATGCTATATGTGTAAAAAAAGTTGAATGACATGTCTCCCGGTCGTGTCTATCCTACACAATCCGATAAAAGGAGGTACACATGCATTTACATCGACACAAAATCCAAAGCGCGTTGGCGGCCGTCATCATGGGGGGCGCTTTTCTTGGAGCCGGCATCTCGAACGCCCAACCCGACACCGATACCCAGGGGGCCGAAGTGCTCACCCGCGGGCCGGTACACGAGGCATTCGCCGGAACCATCAGTTATGATCCCGAACCCGGCGTGTTTGTCGACCGACAACCACCGGTGCTGATCGAGGAGGTGCCGCCCGAGCAGCGGCTCGAGGGTGACAACGTCACCTGGATACCGGGCTACTGGGCATGGGATGACGATCAGAACGACTTTTTATGGATCAGCGGGATCTGGCGGAATCTGCCGCCGGACCGGGAGTGGGTTCCCGGCTATTGGGCCGAAGCCGAAGGCAGGTGGCAATGGACCTCGGGATATTGGGAGGATGCGGACACCACGGAAGTTTCCTATCTGCCCGAACCTCCGCGCACGTTGGAAACAGGTCCCAATGTCGAGGCCGCCTCCAATGACCAGACCTGGATTCCAGGCAACTGGGTTTATCGTGAGGAACGCTACGCCTGGAGGCCCGGAACCTGGGTGGGAGCCCGTGAGAACTGGGTATGGGTGCCCGCTTATTATCGATGGACCCGGCGTGGCTATGTTTACGTGGATGGCTATTGGGACTACCCGGTGGTCCGCCGTGGAGTGGTGTTCGCGCCGGTACGTTTCCAACCCGCCTATGTATCGCGCCCGAATTTCACTTATTCGCCGCTCACCGTCATCAGTCTTGCGGTCTTCAGCAACCACTTGTTCCTGAGGCCCAGCCACAATCACTATTATTTCGGCGACTACTATGAGCCGAGGTATCGGGACCGTGGATATTATGCCTCCTATTCCTACAATCGTGGACGCCGCGGGTATGATCCTTTCTACGCACACGACCGCTGGGAGCACCGCGGCGACCGCGAGTGGGATCGCAGGCGTCAGGAGTATTTCGAATTCCGCCGCGACAACCGGGACGCCCGTCCTCCCCGGACATGGGCCGCACTGACTTCCCGGCCACAGGGGGACCGCGATCGTGACCGCGACCGCTATGACATCGCCGAGCGGTTCGACCGCGTTACTGGTGACCGCAAGGACGGCCGCCAACGTTTCAAGGCCGTGGATAAGAACGAAAGGGAGCGTTACATTTCCCAAAGGCAGGAGATCCGCAAATTCGGCCGTGACCGTGAACAGCTCGAGGTCCGTGGCAAAAATGCGCCGGAAGGCCCTGAGCGCAGCGCCGCCGAATCAAGGAAGCAGAAGGTGAACCGCTCTCCTGTCCTGGCGAAAAAATCCGATCGATCCGACAAGGACGGCGGGCCACCGGCACGAGTCCAAGCCCGGGCATCGGAGAAGGATGACAATGTTCGTGAAGGAAACCGTCAGGATCCCGCCAAAGGCAAACCCGGTGAAGGAAAGGAAGGCCGGGAGGGCAGGGAATCGAAGCGCGACGACCAGCCACGTACTGGCGGAAAACCGGAAGGGGCTGAGGAGAAGCGCGACAAGCCGGGCCAAAGACGCGAGGAAGCCCCGGGACGGAAATCCCAGACGGATCCTAATCCGCAACAGAAGGAAAAAGCCAAGGACGCTCCGAAAACCCAGCCGGACCGCAAGACCACACCCGATACCGAACGTGGCAAGCAGGACAACCGGGAGGGGAAACCCCAACAGGGCAACCCCGAACCCAAAGGCCAGGGCGACAACGAACGGAAGACCGACCCAACACCCAAACGCCAAGGGGACAACGAGCGCAAG from Luteolibacter yonseiensis includes these protein-coding regions:
- a CDS encoding OmpA family protein, with product MHPRSKLPYFFLGLAALLATSAVVMLATRLRVKNPELPPAVPTQAAEPVAPPKIEGLTEPAKPEDPDKVLADLGIGVAAADPAVLVSQIATALEAGDLAKVARLIGKDALDPETTAKLKLMASTPLRLRQPDGVREVGELELNARSRWALELDGAQPGRDSIFLDLRRLNGRWAVERLTLPPGPGEPIPKAVFADSLGVADAFLQAVLRQDFEFARDFVDPATVSDAKIAGLCILFEEGEYRMRKTKPLRSMFQREDTVGYLANVETKDGKQSAQFGINMIQPPTPSNWIVSEINLNQLLADYARRVAGGDIYYSPLVKNPAGGDTLALYFEFDEDEMNPRTRRQLEIVTMILKADPGKKITLSGHTDALGTEDYNNSLSTRRADVVRDYLSKAGVSPSQIVTVGKGASQPRRPNITESGMDNPEGRRANRRTEIYLDF
- a CDS encoding trypsin-like peptidase domain-containing protein; its protein translation is MNPAFRRLLALTVVFVTAFAAVTVLRTYRAGGDLRSLIPGFSNKTGEFKPEKFTLPEQPPLDLGDVELLSRLNNEYATLTEVVVPSVVSIDTTGVRTERLFDVWGGTQSRNLPTQGQGSGVIVTSEGHVVTNHHVIAGQQRIQVTLHGGKTYTAHLIGEDTLLDIAVLKIDSKETFTPLKMGDSSQVKVGQIVMAIGNPFGLGETVTQGIISAKERSLSDNQRDLFQTDAAINPGNSGGPLVNLRGEIIGINVAIYSPDKQNPGFQGVGFSIPSNDVKDSLFQILERGRPIRGYLGINQVRDVDAMVRSVLQYDGPGGVAVIGILPGSPAQTAGLQYGDIVESVNGEKIRTAQQLISLVQRAKVGQTLGIDIWRKGNTQELKATIAEAGATALAPPLPLDPSAQGRAREPREILQALGIQVRDLSVTERMRGYSGAVVTNLLPSGLAADLLKPGDLIYAVNQSRVSNANEFFLSLAASAAVRDTTLNIVRNGQISKVNLPALPPDE
- a CDS encoding YXWGXW repeat-containing protein → MGGAFLGAGISNAQPDTDTQGAEVLTRGPVHEAFAGTISYDPEPGVFVDRQPPVLIEEVPPEQRLEGDNVTWIPGYWAWDDDQNDFLWISGIWRNLPPDREWVPGYWAEAEGRWQWTSGYWEDADTTEVSYLPEPPRTLETGPNVEAASNDQTWIPGNWVYREERYAWRPGTWVGARENWVWVPAYYRWTRRGYVYVDGYWDYPVVRRGVVFAPVRFQPAYVSRPNFTYSPLTVISLAVFSNHLFLRPSHNHYYFGDYYEPRYRDRGYYASYSYNRGRRGYDPFYAHDRWEHRGDREWDRRRQEYFEFRRDNRDARPPRTWAALTSRPQGDRDRDRDRYDIAERFDRVTGDRKDGRQRFKAVDKNERERYISQRQEIRKFGRDREQLEVRGKNAPEGPERSAAESRKQKVNRSPVLAKKSDRSDKDGGPPARVQARASEKDDNVREGNRQDPAKGKPGEGKEGREGRESKRDDQPRTGGKPEGAEEKRDKPGQRREEAPGRKSQTDPNPQQKEKAKDAPKTQPDRKTTPDTERGKQDNREGKPQQGNPEPKGQGDNERKTDPTPKRQGDNERKADPTPKRQGDNERKADPAPKREGGNERKTDPAPKRQGDNERKADPAPKREAAPQQKREANPGQREKAAPAPQRKAAPEQKTNPAPKRQTAPEQPQKKKVEASTAPVRKTEAQPKRQASAERPAQRPAARPQQQKAQSSTKGKDQTADREKKKKDDR
- a CDS encoding nucleotide pyrophosphatase/phosphodiesterase family protein, producing the protein MRLAVINLVGLSKSLLGPDMPGITRFAEKNGMQSYKPAFPAVTCTAQSSIVTGTSPGKHGVVANGWYDRENAEVRFWKQSNHIVRGEKLWDKLRREIPGFTCAKLFWWYNMHSTADFSITPRPLYPADGRKVFDVHTQPMGMREELKNDLGPFPFQAFWGPGSGIASSEWIAASAKWVEEKHSPTLSLVYLPHLDYPLQKDGPLAANIPDECRKIDKVAADLIDFYESRGIRVLVLSEYGISPVSKVIHLNRLFREKGWIQIKNELGLETLDCGASKAFAIADHQVAHVYVNDPAIRWEVRKLLGNTPGIDEVREVTDDWPEGVATERAGDFIAVAAADAWFTYYFWNDDAVAPDYARTIDIHRKPGYDPCELFVDPAIKHPKLRIAKFLLKKKLGLRGLLDVIPLDASLVKGSHGRDHVPADERPVLLGTAFPVKTAQDVHRAIMEAARQ